The Antedon mediterranea chromosome 11, ecAntMedi1.1, whole genome shotgun sequence genome window below encodes:
- the LOC140062927 gene encoding uncharacterized protein: MNVKKSVFYQQENQRTMNYAVNGYCAMPDRNNVRNPVEKEKNIPKMTDGMVPVQLYGMHAVHGNANLINNDMLPNMQYNVNYQATTNYEGTMYSRTPVYNIQGNSITSKNLPKMNYEGTMYSTPVLNTPGNSSITSKNMPKMNYEGNIYSTPVHNTPGNSSITSKNLPKMNYEGTMYSTPVHNTPGNSSITSKNLPKMNYEGTMYSTPVHNTPGNSSITSKNMAKMNYEGTMYSTPVHNTPGNSSITSKNLPKMNYEGTMYSTPVHNTPGNSSITSKNMAKMNYEGNIYSTPVHNTPGNSSITSKDMPKMNYERTLYSTPSYNTPANSSNPINSHQNTNYIYMPTVINMQSAHSLPQGCGKFSASVIHPKQEDFFYDKNKLEKTLQQANSLCLSFNSETLKDLGRSKAMTNPPTMRDTRVNKSVVPVIVDVQSLAPDIQTSNIAKIYIKGETHHPFYQNNCTVLKQPSENIKFKSKLNTQHGRKELQLPSLNTDSRNELLKTYSMNNNMVTYLSNQLQSSKERNKQHYDYNTSLARTKQVSVKEPTYKQPSPTLTVRDLRQKSSTEMCAQNLIVQDSPNALPNVCYSFDSDNKKTVDDSNVYKNRSDSLLQLQQYGTDQGDYSKYQLTTIHKQKNSIHCSSPFDYESVHYKNETYANYKNKKFQQGLLVQKAAESKGQLISALQKKPVLNYASEKQILTNSVQCIANEHKSQSINTVSVKTEPSEAVSTSTDNKKKCLDMQNVPCRKQVQMSIVNYFQKQTKEVMIFSEDKCRIKGESCTNSQSHQDSYNLPYTQPVSADKYSNCNYKINRSDTMLHRENVLMSEGNNSVNLKLCSPFMPRDLKQTSPNAHQKHPNVGLHKDQMQTSAGEYIKTNIRKQTSPYEERMNERELIPVHSEESISIYQSKKGSTQRNPDCTSANQSCASDQTNEISSSNNISSTNYSNNQIMQSSLTLSHEESMPITGGRHCANNPVHQLADDQCATSPVNHLDSVQSYEKCLKSPDVPGNQLVLSKSCEKSHTSCISNDIHHQLQIQQSDKDSSKYLTLEKVQIMQDKPENSLCLKNSSIPKTTVCKEVLNDKNTKELSISKYTCTLKQTLKTNKLKITFRKEATPLDADYSIINKMNCKETKTSSPVLFYKKGDCLTTLMHNMSATNMPADVSELLDEKESDKLFFPNIRVIADKLPPYFDYQTHLSTENTRASIADKLNKNKTDDEILPKYHGRKRVQDLTLTSNDGILKKPKYGIESTRSSAQELSEELETSDNVKEPENKGTIEAIPNHSETKTDFEIVEFRQKTHGINKTPCLHEVNEIVTREGLKHSSLDNFQNKVTKPNITPNQIETNRKYSIHSNMQYLPSDSQENTKFQPDKISSLTNLNNNNIEKKKTACVHPFKDLIRKYNSEEKNRKQQLSKISDDEKAALKEDNFKRQSVLPGCSKVRYGGVPIQRLVKMSFYGVEIPCITRYDKPFLPLNYIHRRFFRKKPLTQFRRVIKELRINKREMSVAEQKLLETILRKYNIKSSKLIMFSEFVQHFERIHKNMEQ, encoded by the coding sequence ATGAATGTGAAAAAGAGTGTATTTTACCAGCAAGAGAATCAAAGAACAATGAATTATGCTGTAAATGGTTACTGTGCTATGCCAGACAGAAACAATGTAAGAAATCCAGTTGAGAAGGAAAAGAACATTCCAAAAATGACTGATGGCATGGTACCGGTACAATTGTATGGTATGCATGCTGTTCATGGTAATGCCAATCTGATAAATAATGACATGTTACCTAACATGCAGTATAATGTTAACTATCAAGCAACAACGAACTACGAAGGAACTATGTACAGTCGCACTCCAGTTTATAACATACAAGGCAATTCTATCACTAGTAAAAACTTGCCAAAAATGAACTATGAAGGAACTATGTACAGCACTCCAGTTCTTAACACACCAGGCAATTCTAGTATCACCAGTAAAAACATGCCAAAAATGAACTATGAAGGAAATATATACAGCACTCCAGTTCATAACACACCAGGCAATTCTAGTATTACCAGTAAAAACTTGCCAAAAATGAACTATGAAGGAACTATGTACAGCACTCCAGTTCATAACACACCAGGCAATTCTAGTATCACCAGTAAAAACTTGCCAAAAATGAACTATGAAGGAACTATGTACAGCACTCCAGTTCATAACACACCAGGCAATTCTAGTATCACCAGTAAAAACATGGCAAAAATGAACTATGAAGGAACTATGTACAGCACTCCAGTTCATAACACACCAGGCAATTCTAGTATTACCAGTAAAAACTTGCCAAAAATGAACTATGAAGGAACTATGTACAGCACTCCAGTTCATAACACACCAGGCAATTCTAGTATCACCAGTAAAAACATGGCAAAAATGAACTATGAAGGAAATATATACAGCACTCCAGTTCATAACACACCAGGCAATTCTAGTATCACTAGTAAAGACATGCCAAAAATGAACTATGAAAGAACTTTGTACAGCACTCCAAGTTATAACACTCCAGCTAATTCTAGTAATCCCATTAATTCCCATCAAAACACTAATTATATTTACATGCCAACTGTTATTAACATGCAATCTGCACATTCTTTGCCACAAGGATGTGGAAAATTTTCTGCCAGTGTCATACATCCTAAACaagaagattttttttatgacaAGAACAAACTAGAAAAAACATTGCAGCAAGCCAATTCTTTGTGCCTAAGCTTTAATTCTGAAACACTTAAGGATTTAGGAAGATCAAAGGCAATGACAAATCCACCAACAATGAGAGATACTCGGGTGAATAAGAGTGTTGTTCCAGTAATAGTTGATGTACAAAGTCTTGCTCCAGACATTCAGACATCTAATATCgcaaaaatttatattaaaggTGAAACCCATCATCCATTTTATCAAAATAACTGTACTGTCCTGAAGCAGCCTAGTGAAAATATCAAGTTTAAAAGTAAACTGAATACACAACATGGAAGAAAAGAGCTTCAATTGCCAAGCCTTAACACTGATAGTAGAAATGAACTTCTTAAAACTTATTCcatgaataataatatggtaacatatTTGTCAAATCAATTACAAAGCTCAAAAGAGAGAAACAAACAACATTATGATTATAACACCAGTTTAGCACGTACAAAACAGGTGTCCGTGAAAGAACCTACATACAAACAACCATCTCCTACTTTGACCGTTAGAGACCTACGGCAAAAATCTTCTACAGAAATGTGTGCACAAAATTTAATTGTGCAAGATTCACCTAATGCACTGCCAAATGTGTGTTATAGTTTTGACAGTGACAATAAAAAAACTGTAGATGATTCAAACGTATACAAAAATAGGTCAGACAGCTTGCTTCAGTTGCAGCAATATGGAACAGACCAAGGTGACTATTCAAAATACCAACTAACAACGATTCATAAACAGAAAAACTCCATACATTGTTCAAGCCCCTTTGACTATGAGTCTGTGCACTATAAAAATGAAACCTATgcaaattacaaaaacaagaaATTTCAACAAGGTCTTTTAGTGCAGAAAGCAGCTGAATCGAAAGGCCAATTGATATCTGCTCTGCAAAAGAAGCCAGTTTTGAATTATGCCTCTGAAAAACAGATTTTAACCAATTCAGTACAATGCATTGCAAATGAACACAAATCACAATCCATTAACACAGTTTCTGTTAAAACAGAACCTTCTGAGGCAGTTTCTACATCCACTGATAATAAAAAGAAGTGTCTGGACATGCAGAATGTACCATGTAGAAAACAAGTACAGATGTCTATAGTAAACTATTTTCAGAAGCAGACTAAAGAGGTAATGATATTTTCTGAAGACAAATGTCGAATTAAAGGTGAAAGCTGTACCAACTCACAAAGTCATCAAGATTCTTATAATTTACCATATACACAGCCAGTTTCAGCagataaatattcaaattgcaACTACAAGATCAATCGGTCTGATACTATGTTACATAGGGAGAATGTTCTAATGTCTGAAGGTAACAACAGTGTCAATTTGAAACTCTGCTCTCCTTTCATGCCAAGAGATTTAAAACAGACATCTCCTAATGCACATCAGAAACATCCTAATGTAGGTCTACATAAAGATCAAATGCAAACCTCTGCAGGTGAATACATTAAAACCAACATAAGGAAGCAAACATCTCCTTATGAAGAAAGAATGAATGAAAGAGAGCTTATTCCAGTTCATTCTGAGGAAAGCATTAGCATCTACCAATCAAAAAAGGGTTCTACACAAAGAAATCCTGATTGTACATCAGCAAATCAAAGCTGTGCTAGTGACCAAACCAACGAGATCTCTTCAAGTAATAATATAAGCTCTACAAATTATTCTAACAACCAAATTATGCAGTCCTCGTTGACCTTGTCACATGAAGAGTCTATGCCAATTACAGGAGGAAGACATTGTGCCAACAATCCGGTCCATCAGTTGGCAGATGACCAATGTGCAACATCTCCTGTAAATCATCTAGATTCAGTTCAGAGTTATGAAAAATGTTTGAAATCTCCTGATGTACCAGGAAATCAACTAGTGCTCAGTAAATCTTGTGAAAAAAGTCATACCTCATGCATATCCAATGATATACACCACCAACTTCAGATACAACAATCTGACAAGGATTCttcaaaatatttaacattAGAAAAAGTACAAATCATGCAAGACAAACCTGAAAATAGTTTGTGTTTGAAGAATTCTAGCATACCAAAAACTACTGTTTGCAAAGAAgttttaaatgataaaaatacgAAAGAACTTTCAATCTCAAAATATACATGCACATTAAAGCAAACATTGAagacaaataaattaaagataaCATTCCGTAAAGAAGCAACACCTTTGGATGCAGACTATTCcattataaacaaaatgaattgTAAGGAAACTAAGACATCTTCACCTGTTCTCTTTTACAAGAAGGGTGATTGTCTCACAACGTTAATGCATAATATGTCTGCTACAAATATGCCTGCTGACGTCAGTGAACTCTTAGACGAGAAGGAGTCTGATAAACTCTTTTTTCCAAATATAAGAGTTATTGCTGACAAGTTACCGCCTTATTTTGATTATCAAACTCACTTATCAACAGAAAATACCAGAGCATCGATTGCAGACAAATTGAATAAGAACAAAACAGATGACGAGATTCTACCAAAATACCATGGTAGAAAACGTGTGCAAGATTTGACATTAACCTCTAATGACGGTATATTGAAGAAACCAAAGTATGGAATAGAAAGTACCCGTTCATCAGCACAAGAGTTGTCTGAAGAACTAGAGACTTCTGACAATGTAAAAGAACCTGAAAATAAAGGCACTATAGAAGCAATACCTAACCATTCTGAAACCAAAACCGATTTTGAAATTGTGGAATTTCGACAGAAAACCCATGGAATAAATAAAACACCTTGTTTACATGAAGTCAATGAGATTGTAACTCGGGAGGGATTAAAACATTCTAGTTTGGATAACTTTCAAAATAAAGTTACTAAGCCAAATATAACTCCTAATCAAATTGAAACGAACAGAAAATATTCAATTCACTCCAATATGCAATACTTACCTAGTGATTCCCAAGAAAATACTAAATTTCAACCTGATAAAATTAGTTCGCTAACAAActtgaataataataacattgagAAGAAGAAAACTGCTTGTGTACATCCGTTTAAAGATTtaattagaaaatataattcagaagaaaaaaacagaaaacaacAACTTTCGAAGATAAGTGATGATGAGAAAGCAGCCTTAAAAGAAGACAATTTCAAAAGGCAATCTGTTTTACCAGGTTGTAGTAAAGTACGCTATGGCGGTGTGCCAATCCAAAGGCTGGTGAAAATGTCCTTTTACGGAGTTGAAATACCTTGCATCACTAGATATGACAAGCCATTTTTACCACTTAACTACATCCACAGACGATTTTTTCGCAAGAAACCGTTAACGCAGTTTAGACGTGTTATAAAAGAATTACGTATAAATAAACGTGAAATGTCTGTTGCAGAACAGAAATTACTAGAAACCATTTTaagaaaatataacataaaaagTTCCAAATTGATTATGTTTTCTGAATTTGTGCAACATTTTGAGAGGATTCacaaaaatatggaacaataa